In the genome of Bacteroidia bacterium, one region contains:
- a CDS encoding T9SS type A sorting domain-containing protein: protein MKVIFTSFFLLGMAPTFGQTVGPAAPTITENRPPCSCYPGEYYATIQNANASDDQCVNAVLELRPDCQNDSCFYTRYFYAHGFGFSIPLNALITGITVEVERSADIPGIASDSVMRLVPMNWAVVGNNYAVPNVFGSTDSVVTYGGATDLWGYPFTVNEVNSPDFGLAYIIKNNSSALSPTICIDHIQLRVDYTLTTGECCTQYASPFGFSVAVTPDKIQVNSGSLVPGTSLKVSLMSTGGSKVWSSGWKGNGSLEIFSGGMPAGTYLVVIEGAERPYVQKIVLSR from the coding sequence ATGAAAGTGATCTTTACATCTTTTTTCCTTCTGGGTATGGCCCCTACGTTTGGACAGACCGTTGGACCGGCCGCTCCTACCATCACAGAGAACCGGCCACCCTGTTCCTGCTACCCCGGTGAATACTATGCTACTATCCAGAATGCGAATGCCAGTGATGATCAGTGTGTGAACGCGGTACTGGAGCTGCGCCCTGATTGTCAGAACGATAGTTGTTTTTATACCCGCTATTTTTATGCACATGGTTTCGGTTTCAGCATCCCCCTGAACGCACTCATCACCGGCATAACAGTGGAGGTGGAGCGCAGCGCCGATATTCCCGGCATTGCATCCGACTCTGTCATGCGGTTGGTTCCCATGAATTGGGCTGTGGTGGGAAATAATTATGCAGTTCCCAACGTATTTGGCAGCACGGATTCAGTGGTTACTTACGGTGGTGCAACCGATCTCTGGGGTTATCCTTTTACAGTAAATGAGGTGAACAGCCCGGATTTCGGTCTGGCCTATATTATTAAAAATAACTCCTCGGCACTTTCGCCCACCATTTGTATAGATCATATTCAGTTACGGGTAGATTATACGCTCACCACGGGAGAATGCTGCACCCAGTATGCGTCGCCATTCGGATTTTCCGTGGCGGTGACGCCGGATAAAATTCAGGTCAACTCCGGAAGTCTCGTTCCCGGCACGTCTCTAAAAGTCAGCCTTATGAGTACGGGCGGCAGCAAGGTATGGTCATCGGGGTGGAAAGGAAACGGTAGTCTGGAGATTTTCTCGGGCGGAATGCCGGCAGGAACTTATCTTGTGGTGATCGAGGGAGCGGAGCGGCCTTACGTGCAGAAGATAGTGCTCAGCCGCTGA
- a CDS encoding ABC-F family ATP-binding cassette domain-containing protein gives MNLLSVEKLYRNMSEKILFEDISFGVESGERIAMVARNGAGKTTLLKILQGKETADRGKVVFRNNLKVSFLEQDPVFPAQCSAYDALFRSDNALHRVVSAYEKALALHEADPSDKNSTLLESALNEMESANAWDYEARVKQVLSHLKLLQLDQPAASLSGGEQKRLALARVLLEEPELLIMDEPTNHLDLEMIEWLEEYFRRNDVSLLVVTHDRYFLDNVCTAILELDRGQLYRYDGNYEYFIQKKAERESNEASARAKAENLYRRELEWIRKSPRARTTKSRSRINAFGELEERLAEYKEEEELALSVKMTRIGGKILELKSVTKAFGDKKVLAGFDHVFKKGERIGIVGKNGVGKTTLLNLITGSETPDTGTVSVGETITFGYYSQKGMVLKEEKRVIEVVKDVADHIPMADGSSLTASQLLQHFLFSPEMQYTFVSKLSGGEKKRLYLLTVLMKNPNFLILDEPTNDLDLATLSTLENFLSDYNGCLMIVSHDRYFMDKLCDTLFIMEGEGRITHFNGTYSEWRAREKKEERTTPVLEKEKRAVPATKKGLSYKEKFEMETLEKEMPVLEQKRKELEVRLGSGITDHAELQKLSAEIGKISEALDRQQLRWLELADRTA, from the coding sequence ATGAACCTTCTGTCGGTAGAAAAGCTTTACAGGAATATGAGCGAAAAGATCCTCTTCGAGGATATAAGCTTTGGCGTTGAGAGCGGGGAACGTATTGCTATGGTAGCCAGAAACGGGGCCGGAAAAACAACCTTGCTGAAGATCCTTCAGGGAAAGGAAACGGCCGACCGGGGCAAAGTGGTTTTCCGGAACAATCTGAAGGTCTCCTTTTTGGAACAGGATCCCGTTTTCCCCGCACAGTGCAGTGCGTATGATGCCCTGTTCCGTTCGGATAATGCTTTGCACCGTGTAGTGAGCGCTTATGAGAAAGCCCTGGCGCTACACGAAGCGGATCCCTCCGATAAGAACAGCACACTGCTGGAATCTGCACTCAATGAAATGGAATCAGCCAATGCCTGGGATTACGAAGCGCGTGTGAAGCAGGTTTTATCGCATCTGAAACTTCTGCAGCTCGATCAGCCGGCGGCTTCGCTTTCAGGAGGAGAACAAAAACGGCTCGCACTGGCTAGAGTGTTGCTCGAGGAACCGGAGTTGCTTATTATGGATGAACCGACCAACCATCTTGATCTGGAAATGATCGAATGGCTGGAAGAGTACTTCAGGAGAAACGATGTTTCCCTGCTGGTTGTTACCCACGACCGCTATTTTCTGGACAATGTATGTACCGCCATCCTGGAACTGGACCGTGGACAGCTGTACCGCTACGATGGCAACTATGAATATTTCATTCAGAAAAAAGCAGAGCGTGAGAGCAACGAAGCATCCGCACGTGCCAAAGCGGAGAACCTATACCGGAGGGAACTTGAATGGATCCGCAAATCTCCGCGGGCCAGAACCACGAAATCACGCTCTCGCATTAACGCTTTCGGAGAACTGGAAGAACGGCTGGCAGAGTATAAAGAGGAAGAAGAACTGGCGCTCAGCGTAAAAATGACCCGCATCGGGGGAAAGATCCTGGAGTTGAAAAGCGTGACGAAAGCATTCGGTGACAAAAAGGTGCTGGCCGGATTCGACCATGTATTCAAAAAAGGAGAGCGTATCGGTATTGTGGGAAAGAACGGTGTAGGGAAAACCACTCTCCTGAATCTCATCACCGGTAGCGAAACACCGGACACCGGCACGGTCAGTGTAGGGGAAACCATCACGTTCGGCTATTACTCTCAGAAGGGGATGGTGCTGAAGGAGGAAAAGCGCGTTATTGAGGTGGTGAAAGACGTAGCTGACCACATTCCAATGGCCGACGGCAGCTCCCTGACTGCTTCCCAGCTTTTACAACACTTTTTATTCTCTCCCGAAATGCAGTACACATTCGTTTCCAAGCTCAGCGGAGGAGAAAAGAAAAGGCTGTACCTGCTTACAGTGCTTATGAAGAATCCGAACTTCCTGATACTGGATGAACCAACCAATGATCTGGATCTGGCGACCCTGAGTACGCTGGAAAACTTTCTTTCAGATTACAATGGATGCCTGATGATCGTTTCTCACGACCGGTACTTTATGGATAAACTCTGCGATACACTTTTTATCATGGAAGGAGAAGGCCGGATCACTCATTTCAACGGTACCTATTCTGAATGGCGGGCGAGGGAAAAAAAGGAAGAACGGACGACACCGGTTTTGGAAAAAGAAAAAAGAGCGGTGCCAGCGACTAAAAAAGGTTTGTCCTACAAAGAAAAATTCGAGATGGAAACACTCGAAAAGGAAATGCCGGTGCTGGAGCAGAAAAGAAAAGAGCTGGAAGTTAGGCTCGGCTCCGGAATCACGGATCATGCCGAACTGCAGAAGTTATCAGCTGAGATCGGGAAGATCAGTGAGGCGCTGGACCGCCAGCAACTCCGCTGGCTTGAACTTGCAGACCGCACCGCCTGA
- the lpxD gene encoding UDP-3-O-(3-hydroxymyristoyl)glucosamine N-acyltransferase: MEFTAKQIAELVDGTVEGDHGVKISGVAKIEEGRPGTISFLANPLYNQYLYSTKASLVIVAKAYELTGPVSCTLVRVESPESAFAKLLEVYSQIKLNKKGISPKAHIAGSAKTGKDLYAGEFAVISDGAVIGNNVKIYPNTYIGEGVHIGDNTTIFSGVQIYADCVVGKNCIIHSGTVIGSDGFRFALGEQKKIPQIGNVIIEDDVEIGANCAIDRATLGSTILRKGVKFDNLIHIAHNVEVGENTFIAAAGVIAGSTKIGKNCMFSGQVGIVGHLKVADNTVIAAQSGISKSINKPGEAFMGSPAFEVTRYRKSYIHFRNLDDLVKRVEVLEKKNG, from the coding sequence ATGGAATTCACTGCGAAACAAATCGCTGAACTCGTTGACGGTACCGTGGAGGGCGATCATGGGGTAAAGATATCAGGAGTGGCAAAAATTGAAGAAGGGAGGCCGGGAACCATCTCGTTTTTGGCGAATCCCCTCTACAACCAGTACCTGTATTCAACCAAAGCCTCCCTGGTGATTGTCGCTAAAGCCTATGAGCTAACCGGTCCTGTTTCCTGTACGCTGGTAAGGGTAGAAAGCCCGGAATCTGCTTTTGCGAAGCTTCTGGAAGTGTATTCGCAGATCAAACTGAATAAGAAGGGTATTTCTCCGAAAGCACATATTGCCGGTAGCGCCAAAACGGGTAAGGATCTCTATGCGGGTGAATTCGCCGTAATTAGCGACGGAGCGGTCATAGGTAACAACGTGAAAATTTATCCCAACACCTATATAGGAGAGGGAGTACATATAGGCGACAACACTACGATTTTTTCCGGGGTACAGATTTATGCTGATTGTGTGGTTGGGAAGAACTGCATTATTCATTCCGGGACCGTGATCGGAAGTGACGGTTTCCGCTTTGCTCTCGGCGAACAGAAAAAAATTCCCCAGATCGGTAATGTGATTATTGAAGATGATGTTGAGATCGGGGCCAACTGTGCCATTGACCGGGCTACCCTGGGGTCCACCATTCTGCGCAAGGGAGTCAAGTTTGATAACCTGATCCATATTGCCCACAACGTAGAGGTGGGAGAGAATACTTTTATCGCTGCTGCAGGTGTGATCGCGGGATCCACCAAGATCGGGAAGAACTGTATGTTCAGCGGACAGGTGGGTATTGTTGGCCATTTGAAAGTGGCCGATAATACCGTTATCGCCGCCCAGTCGGGTATTTCAAAGAGCATAAATAAGCCGGGAGAGGCGTTCATGGGATCGCCCGCATTTGAGGTAACCCGGTACCGTAAGTCCTATATCCATTTCAGGAACCTGGATGACCTGGTTAAGCGGGTAGAGGTGCTGGAAAAGAAAAACGGGTAA
- a CDS encoding CotH kinase family protein, translating into MLRIFSLLSLFAGILPAGAQTTFYDLNNVQDIRIYFGFSNWDYRMDTAKAGAEGYIIADSVVVNGTRFDSCGVKYKGNSSYNSNNNKNPLHIELNSVLSQNYQGIQDIKLNNCYRDPSIVREVLSYDILKNYMHCPRANFAQVYINGGLRGVYVNAEAVNKDWVSDHFYVSGNTIVKCNPQQVSSTSGPNLKYLGSDSTLYYPYYELKSSYAWKDLTRLCDTLQNNAANMHKNLDVDRAIWMLAFSNLLVHLDSYSGAFAQNYYLVRDNNGRMNSVVWDLNMAFGVFSNTGSGSLSPTQMQTMNHLLHSTNSNRPLIQKILQNPKYKRMYIAHMRTLNNENFVNNSYYTTGQTLQGIIGPYYTNDPYKFYTYNDFINNLTTTITSFPSSIPGISWLMNARSSYISGLADFSAVPPSISNINYSPGAPASNDTVWITASLNNPTYAHLGYRYATPDKFTYVNMMDDGLHQDGAANDGIYGAFVMAQGGEIQYYIYAENNTAGLFSPERAEHNWHTILITVPAALPGQVTINEFMSQNVTYTTDPDGDYEDWVELYNNTPSNIGLDGLYMTDIFTTPAKWAFPVNAVIPAGGYLIIWCDEEGNEQGLHANFKLMSSGEQLMLSYASGTIIDSLSFGNLVADVSFHRCPNGNGPFSISTSPTIGTSNCSVGIAETGENTLIQVFPNPAQSHVTFIAGKEFQVLEILNVSGEQMNVIRSGKMNSASLDISGLPDGLYFIRTDTGISRRLMIVR; encoded by the coding sequence ATGCTGCGGATCTTCTCCTTGTTATCCTTGTTTGCTGGTATTTTGCCGGCAGGGGCGCAAACCACATTTTATGATCTCAACAATGTGCAGGATATCCGCATCTATTTTGGATTCAGCAACTGGGATTACCGGATGGATACGGCTAAGGCGGGTGCCGAAGGATATATCATAGCAGATTCAGTGGTGGTGAACGGAACTCGTTTTGATTCCTGCGGGGTAAAATACAAAGGCAACAGCTCGTATAATTCAAATAACAATAAAAACCCTTTACATATAGAGCTGAATTCTGTTTTATCACAAAACTACCAGGGCATCCAGGATATTAAGCTGAACAATTGTTACCGCGACCCTTCCATCGTCCGTGAGGTGTTGTCCTATGACATTCTGAAAAATTATATGCACTGCCCGAGGGCTAATTTTGCCCAGGTATATATCAATGGAGGATTACGGGGAGTGTATGTGAATGCTGAAGCGGTAAACAAAGACTGGGTGAGCGATCATTTTTATGTTTCCGGGAATACCATCGTAAAGTGCAACCCGCAGCAGGTTTCCAGTACCTCAGGACCCAATCTGAAATATCTTGGATCCGACAGCACGCTCTATTATCCCTATTATGAACTCAAATCCTCTTATGCCTGGAAGGATCTGACGCGTTTGTGCGATACGCTGCAGAATAACGCGGCTAACATGCATAAGAACCTGGATGTAGACCGGGCGATCTGGATGCTGGCCTTTAGTAATCTGCTGGTTCATCTCGACAGTTACAGCGGAGCCTTTGCCCAGAATTATTACCTGGTGAGGGATAATAACGGCCGGATGAATTCTGTGGTGTGGGATCTGAATATGGCCTTCGGGGTTTTTTCAAATACGGGAAGCGGAAGCTTGTCTCCCACCCAGATGCAAACCATGAATCACCTCCTGCACAGCACCAATTCCAACAGGCCCCTGATCCAGAAAATTCTTCAGAACCCGAAGTATAAGAGAATGTACATCGCGCATATGCGGACGCTGAATAATGAGAATTTCGTGAATAACTCCTATTACACTACGGGTCAAACGCTACAGGGAATCATTGGACCATATTATACCAATGATCCTTATAAATTCTATACCTATAACGACTTTATTAATAACCTGACCACAACTATCACGTCTTTTCCTTCGTCCATTCCCGGTATCTCCTGGCTGATGAATGCCCGTTCATCTTATATCAGCGGCCTGGCAGATTTTTCTGCTGTACCGCCTTCTATCAGCAACATTAATTATTCTCCCGGAGCACCGGCCTCCAATGATACGGTTTGGATTACCGCTTCGCTGAATAATCCCACCTATGCGCACCTGGGTTACAGGTATGCTACACCGGACAAATTCACTTACGTGAATATGATGGATGATGGGTTACACCAGGATGGTGCCGCCAATGATGGTATTTATGGTGCCTTTGTGATGGCACAGGGTGGGGAGATACAGTATTATATTTATGCTGAAAACAACACGGCCGGTTTGTTCTCTCCGGAACGGGCGGAACACAATTGGCACACCATACTGATCACCGTACCCGCCGCTTTGCCCGGACAAGTTACGATCAATGAATTCATGAGCCAGAACGTAACCTACACTACGGATCCCGATGGTGATTATGAGGACTGGGTTGAATTGTATAATAACACTCCTTCGAATATTGGGCTCGACGGACTATATATGACGGATATCTTTACTACGCCTGCCAAGTGGGCTTTTCCTGTGAATGCAGTGATTCCTGCCGGTGGCTACCTTATTATCTGGTGCGATGAGGAAGGAAACGAGCAGGGACTACATGCGAATTTCAAACTCATGTCGTCCGGGGAACAGCTGATGCTTTCCTATGCCAGCGGAACGATCATTGATTCCCTTTCATTCGGTAATCTTGTTGCGGATGTTTCATTTCATCGCTGTCCGAACGGCAACGGACCTTTCAGCATATCCACATCGCCCACTATTGGTACTTCCAACTGTTCGGTAGGAATAGCGGAGACCGGCGAGAATACTTTAATACAGGTCTTTCCAAATCCCGCGCAGTCGCATGTGACCTTTATTGCCGGAAAAGAATTTCAGGTGCTGGAGATCCTCAATGTTTCGGGAGAGCAGATGAATGTTATCCGGTCAGGAAAAATGAATTCTGCCTCGCTGGACATTTCGGGACTTCCCGACGGACTCTATTTTATCAGAACAGATACCGGGATCAGTCGCCGGCTGATGATCGTGCGCTGA
- a CDS encoding T9SS type A sorting domain-containing protein, with protein MRKLFTTLTVLACAGLSAQTSFWTENFGSGCNRGTIVTSYTGSNGAWTLTNGTNQTYANQWFVSATAGGTAVNQCASSCLLTSNTNPTLHVGNPAVSIPNVINIGADTTSTYLTGLFCGMGICSTTDRRAESPTINCTNRTGISVTFLYYENGETTNDDATFWYYNGSSWAQQNALAKTTLGNCVPMGQWTTITINLPASANNNPNVKIGFRWVNNDDGLGNDPSFAVDDISVSGMSTIGMIQTDLSHVNVFAAGNEIYVENAGNFEVKGVYDLVGKEISFNRNGNILSVNAPLGIYFVELYTEGQRLVRKIMIR; from the coding sequence ATGAGAAAACTCTTTACAACACTTACCGTTCTTGCCTGTGCGGGGCTTTCCGCGCAGACCTCCTTCTGGACAGAAAACTTCGGATCCGGCTGCAACCGGGGAACGATTGTTACTTCCTATACCGGAAGTAACGGAGCCTGGACCCTTACCAACGGAACAAACCAGACTTATGCAAACCAGTGGTTTGTAAGCGCTACAGCCGGAGGAACGGCGGTGAACCAATGCGCATCGTCCTGTTTGCTTACCAGCAACACCAATCCCACACTTCATGTAGGCAATCCGGCAGTATCCATTCCCAACGTAATTAATATCGGTGCGGATACCACCTCAACCTATCTCACAGGGCTTTTCTGCGGTATGGGAATTTGTTCCACTACTGACCGCCGTGCAGAATCGCCCACGATCAATTGCACCAACCGTACAGGGATAAGCGTTACATTTCTCTACTATGAGAACGGAGAAACCACGAACGATGATGCGACATTCTGGTATTACAACGGCTCTTCCTGGGCACAGCAGAATGCACTTGCAAAAACCACACTTGGAAATTGTGTACCGATGGGACAGTGGACTACGATAACTATTAATCTTCCCGCTTCCGCCAACAACAATCCGAACGTGAAGATCGGATTCCGTTGGGTGAATAACGATGATGGGCTGGGAAATGATCCTTCCTTTGCTGTGGATGACATCAGCGTATCCGGCATGTCTACTATCGGAATGATTCAGACAGATCTGTCACATGTGAATGTATTCGCCGCAGGAAACGAAATTTATGTGGAAAATGCAGGCAACTTTGAGGTGAAAGGTGTTTATGATCTTGTTGGTAAAGAGATTTCTTTCAACAGGAACGGCAATATCCTGAGCGTAAACGCTCCCTTGGGGATTTACTTTGTTGAACTTTACACTGAAGGACAGCGTTTGGTTCGCAAGATCATGATCCGTTGA
- the pheS gene encoding phenylalanine--tRNA ligase subunit alpha, translated as MLERIKELMSEVDNFRVESKEHLEEFRLKMLSRKGKLSQLFDEFKHVSPELKREVGVKLNDLKNKAQEKLNQWKEKFDTQGGEEGKEHDLTLPGEPRETGTRHPISLIREEIIRIFSRIGFNVSEGPEIEDDWHNFSALNFPEDHPARDMQDTFFIEKDIALRTHTSSVQVRVMEKQKPPIRTISPGRVFRNEAISARAHCFFHQVEGLYVDKNVSFADLKQTLLFFSREMFGAETRIRLRPSFFPFTEPSAEMDISCPFCGGKGCNICKHSGWVEILGCGMVDPAVLENCRIDPAVYSGYAFGMGIERITMLKYRVNDLRLFSENDIRFLRQFPLL; from the coding sequence ATGCTTGAACGCATTAAAGAGCTGATGTCTGAAGTGGATAACTTCCGGGTGGAATCCAAAGAGCACCTGGAAGAATTTCGCCTGAAGATGCTGAGCCGCAAAGGAAAATTGTCGCAGCTCTTCGATGAGTTTAAACATGTATCGCCGGAACTTAAACGTGAAGTGGGAGTGAAGCTGAACGACCTGAAGAACAAGGCGCAGGAGAAACTCAACCAATGGAAGGAGAAGTTTGATACACAGGGAGGCGAAGAAGGAAAGGAGCATGATCTCACTCTTCCTGGAGAGCCTCGTGAAACCGGAACCCGCCATCCCATCTCACTGATCCGGGAAGAGATCATTCGCATTTTTTCGCGCATTGGTTTTAATGTTTCCGAAGGACCCGAGATCGAAGACGATTGGCATAATTTTTCCGCACTGAATTTCCCGGAAGATCACCCCGCGCGCGATATGCAGGATACCTTTTTCATTGAGAAGGATATTGCTCTGAGAACCCACACCTCTTCAGTGCAGGTGCGGGTAATGGAAAAGCAAAAGCCACCCATTCGCACGATCTCTCCCGGAAGAGTTTTTCGTAATGAGGCCATTTCCGCGCGAGCCCATTGTTTCTTTCATCAGGTGGAAGGATTGTATGTAGATAAGAATGTTTCTTTCGCCGACCTCAAACAAACCTTGCTCTTCTTTTCACGCGAGATGTTCGGTGCTGAGACCAGGATTCGGTTGCGTCCCAGTTTTTTCCCGTTTACCGAACCCAGTGCGGAAATGGACATCTCCTGTCCTTTCTGTGGTGGGAAGGGATGCAACATCTGTAAACACAGCGGTTGGGTGGAGATCCTTGGATGTGGGATGGTTGATCCGGCAGTACTGGAGAATTGTAGGATTGATCCAGCCGTTTATTCGGGTTATGCTTTCGGAATGGGTATTGAGCGCATTACGATGTTGAAGTACCGAGTGAACGACCTGCGTCTGTTTTCCGAGAATGACATCCGCTTCCTGCGGCAGTTTCCATTGCTTTAG
- a CDS encoding peptidylprolyl isomerase, with amino-acid sequence MNKLLKLLLYMTLLAGPGCRTRQDLKTPVSNPQPIVNEIVINDGEALVLIKTTKGDIKIRLFKETPFHRDNFIKLVEKGHYDSLLFHRVIRNFVAQAGDPVSKNAKPGVLLGDGDVGYTVPAEILPQLYHKRGAVGAARESDFISPNRESSGCQFYIVIGKTWNDSLLGVQSKRNDRFLATNNIIRDPANKLFVERYKKNMSIPDSMKALNAELEKLIAEELKQIPPHMYTTEQKKFYQTLGGTPHLDGSYTVFGEVVEGMEIVDLMAQAATDDNNRPLTDIRILKAEILKKP; translated from the coding sequence ATGAACAAGCTGCTTAAGCTTCTGCTCTATATGACGCTTCTGGCCGGGCCAGGTTGCCGCACAAGGCAGGATTTAAAAACACCTGTAAGTAACCCTCAACCCATTGTAAATGAAATTGTTATAAATGACGGAGAGGCGCTTGTTCTCATCAAAACAACCAAGGGTGATATTAAGATCAGGTTGTTTAAGGAAACCCCTTTTCACCGGGATAATTTTATTAAGCTGGTGGAGAAGGGACATTACGACAGTCTGCTTTTTCATCGTGTGATCCGTAATTTTGTTGCCCAGGCCGGTGATCCCGTATCGAAAAATGCAAAACCCGGAGTGCTGCTGGGAGACGGGGATGTGGGATACACAGTGCCGGCAGAAATTCTTCCGCAGCTATATCATAAACGAGGCGCGGTGGGAGCAGCGAGGGAGAGCGACTTTATCAGCCCGAACCGGGAGTCCTCAGGCTGTCAGTTCTACATTGTGATCGGAAAAACGTGGAACGATAGTTTATTGGGTGTACAGAGCAAACGCAATGATCGTTTTCTGGCAACCAATAATATTATCCGTGATCCGGCGAACAAACTTTTTGTTGAGCGATATAAAAAGAACATGAGCATTCCTGACAGTATGAAGGCGCTGAATGCGGAACTGGAGAAACTCATAGCGGAGGAGTTGAAACAGATTCCTCCCCACATGTATACGACGGAGCAGAAGAAGTTTTACCAGACGCTTGGAGGAACCCCGCACCTGGACGGATCCTATACAGTTTTCGGAGAAGTGGTAGAGGGAATGGAGATCGTGGATCTCATGGCGCAGGCCGCAACGGACGATAACAACCGGCCGCTGACCGATATCCGTATCCTGAAGGCGGAAATTCTTAAGAAACCGTAG